The following are encoded together in the Thermothelomyces thermophilus ATCC 42464 chromosome 3, complete sequence genome:
- a CDS encoding glycoside hydrolase family 1 protein (CAZy_ID 267916) produces the protein MSLPKDFKWGFATASYQIEGSVNEDGRGPSIWDTFCAIPGKIADGSSGAVACDSYKRTKEDIELLKSIGAKAYRFSIAWSRVIPLGGRNDPINQKGLDHYVKFVDDLVEAGIEPFITLSHWDLPDALEKRYGGYLNKEEFAADFENYARVMFKAIPKCKHWITFNEPWCTSILGYNTGYFAPGRTSDRSKSPVGDSAREPWIVGHNILIAHGRAVKAYREDFKPTQGGEIGITLNGDATLPWDPEDPADVEACDRKIEFAISWFADPIYFGEYPASMRKQLGDRLPKFTAEEVALVKGSNDFYGMNHYTANYIKHKKGVPPEDDFLGNLETLFYNKNADCIGPETQSFWLRPHPQGFRDLLNWLSKRYGYPKIYVTENGTSLKGENDMPLEQILEDDFRVKYFHDYVHAMAKASAEDGVNVQGYLAWSLMDNFEWAEGYETRFGVTYVDYANDQKRYPKKSAKSLKPLFDSLIRKE, from the exons ATGTCTCTTCCCAAGGACTTCAAGTGGGGCTTCGCCACCGCCTC GTACCAGATTGAGGGCTCCGTCAACGAGGATGGCCGTGGCCCCTCCATCTGGGACACATTCTGCGCCATCCCCGGCAAGATCGCCGACGGCAGCTCGGGTGCCGTGGCTTGCGACTCGTACAAGCGCACCAAGGAGGACATTGAGCTGCTCAAGTCGATAGGGGCCAAGGCGTACCGCTTCTCCATCGCGTGGTCGCGCGTCATCCCGCTGGGCGGTCGCAACGACCCCATCAACCAGAAGGGTCTGGACCACTACGTCAAGTTCGTCGACGACCTCGTCGAGGCCGGCATCGAGCCCTTCATCACCCTCTCCCACTGGGACCTGCCGGACGCGCTGGAGAAGCGCTACGGCGGCTATCTGAACAAGGAGGAGTTCGCGGCCGACTTTGAGAACTACGCGCGCGTCATGTTCAAGGCCATCCCCAAGTGCAAGCACTGGATCACCTTCAACGAGCCGTGGTGCACGTCCATCCTGGGCTACAACACGGGCTACTTCGCGCCCGGCCGCACGTCGGACCGCAGCAAGTCGCCCGTCGGCGACAGCGCGCGCGAGCCGTGGATCGTCGGCCACAACATCCTCATCGCGCACGGGAGGGCCGTCAAGGCGTACCGCGAGGACTTCAAGCCCACGCAGGGCGGCGAGATCGGCATCACGCTCAACGGCGACGCCACGCTCCCCTGGGACCCGGAGGACCCGGCCGACGTCGAGGCGTGCGACCGCAAGATCGAGTTCGCCATCTCGTGGTTCGCCGACCCCATCTACTTTGGCGAGTACCCGGCGTCGATGCGCAAGCAGCTGGGCGACCGCCTGCCCAAGTTCACGGCCGAGGAGGTGGCGCTCGTCAAGGGCTCCAACGACTTCTACGGCATGAACCACTACACGGCCAACTACATCAAGCACAAGAAGGGCGTGCCGCCCGAGGACGACTTCCTGGGCAACCTCGAGACGCTCTTCTACAACAAGAACGCCGACTGCATCGGGCCCGAGACGCAGTCCTTCTGGCTGCGCCCGCACCCCCAGGGCTTCCGCGACCTGCTCAACTGGCTGAGCAAGCGGTACGGCTACCCCAAGATCTACGTGACCGAGAACGGCACGTCGCTCAAGGGCGAGAACGACATGCCGCTCGAGCAGATCCTCGAGGACGACTTCCGCGTCAAGTACTTTCACGACTACGTCCACGCCATGGCCAAGGCCTCGGCCGAGGACGGCGTCAACGTCCAGGGCTACCTGGCCTGGTCGCTCATGGATAACTTCGAGTGGGCCGAGGGTTACGAGACCCGCTTCGGCGTCACCTACGTCGACTACGCCAACGACCAGAAGCGCTACCCCAAGAAGAGCGCAAAGAGCCTCAAGCCGCTGTTTGACAGCCTCATCCGGAAGGAGTAA
- a CDS encoding POB3-like protein, giving the protein MAAIESFDNIYLDLSREHGKCRFAENGLGWKPAGGGDTFTLDASNIGGAQWSRAARGYEVKILQRNTGVIQLDGFKLEDYERLSKIFKNWYSANLENKEHSLRGWNWGKAEFGKAELTFNVQNRPAFEIPYSEISNTNLAGRNEIAVEFSVADTGKSNGQNGATPGKGRKAAAGKDQLTEMRFYIPGTTTRKEAEGGEAGSDVDEEEKNAVTLFYDTLIEKAEIGETAGDTIATFLDVLHLTPRGRFDIDMYDASFRLRGKTYDYKIQYEAIKKFMVLPKPDDTHFMLCIGLDPPLRQGQTRYPFLVMQFKQDEEVTLDLNLSEEELNGKYKDRLQPHYEQPIHQVVAYIFKGLANKKITAPAKDFTTHRQQYGIKCSIKASEGFLYCLEKAFMFVPKPATYISYEQTQSITFSRVSGAVSALSTFDITVHMKSGAGSSQFSNINREDLKALEDFFKLKGLRVKNEIDEESTLMAAALRDEAMASSDEEVVGAKADRGSADEDEESIDEDFQAESESDVAEEYDSNHESDGSGSDESDVDNEVDDEEDEDLDDEEEEEEEERPKKKKKTG; this is encoded by the exons ATGGCAGCCAT TGAGAGTTTCGATAATATCTACTTGGACCTGTCGCGGGAACATGGCAAGTGCAGGTTCGCGGAAAATGGCCTTGGTTGGAAGCCCGCGGGCGGTGGCGACACCTTCACCCTCGACGCAAGCAACATCGGTGGCGCACAATGGAGCCGAGCGGCCAGAGGTTACGAGGTGAAAATTCTGCAGCGGAATACCGGCGTCATCCAACTCGATGGCTTCAAACTAGAG GACTACGAGCGCCTCAGCAAGATCTTCAAGAACTGGTACAGCGCCAATCTGGAGAACAAGGAGCACTCGCTACGCGGGTGGAACTGGGGCAAAGCCGAGTTTGGAAAGGCCGAGCTCACATTCAACGTGCAGAACCGGCCTGCCTTCGAAATCCCCTATTCGGAGATCTCCAACACCAACCTTGCCGGTCGCAACGAGATCGCGGTCGAATTTTCCGTCGCCGATACCGGCAAGTCAAACGGACAGAATGGCGCGACACCAGGGAAGGGCAGGAAGGCGGCAGCCGGAAAGGATCAGCTCACCGAGATGAGGTTCTACATCCCCGGCACGACGACCAGGAAGGAGGCTGAAGGCGGTGAGGCCGGGAGCGATGTggacgaggaagagaagAACGCCGTCACGCTGTTCTACGACACCCTCATTGAGAAGGCTGAGATTGGAGAGACGGCGGGTGACACCATCGCCACCTTCCTGGACGTGCTCCATCTTACGCCAAG AGGCCGgttcgacatcgacatgtaCGACGCTTCGTTCCGTCTCCGTGGCAAGACGTACGACTACAAGATCCAGTACGAGGCTATCAAGAAGTTTATGGTCCTCCCGAAACCCGACGATACCCACTTCATGCTCTGTATTGGGCTGGATCCGCCGCTCCGGCAGGGTCAGACCAGGTACCCCTTCCTTGTCATGCAGTTCAAGCAGGACGAGGAGGTGACCTTGGACCTCAACCTCTCGGAAGAGGAGCTCAACGGCAAGTACAAGGACAGGCTGCAGCCTCATTACGAGCAGCCCATACACCAGGTTGTCGCGTACATTTTCAAGGGCTTGGCCAACAAGAAGATCACGGCGCCTGCGAAGGACTTCACGAC GCATCGCCAGCAGTATGGCATCAAGTGCTCGATCAAGGCCAGCGAGGGTTTCCTGTACTGCCTAGAAAAGGCCTTCATGTTCGTGCCAAAGCCGGCAACCTACATCTCGTACGAGCAGACGCAGTCGATCACTTTCTCTCGCGTCAGCGGTGCCGTGTCGGCGCTGTCGACCTTTGATATCACAGTACACATGAAGTCGGGCGCGGGGTCATCCCAATTCAGTAACATTAACCGTGAAGATCTGAAGGCGCTCGAGGACTTTTTCAAACTCAAGGGCTTGCGCGTGAAGAACGAGATCGACGAGGAGTCCACGCTCATGGCCGCGGCGCTGCGGGACGAGGCCATGGCCAGCTCGGACGAGGAGGTTGTTGGTGCCAAAGCCGACCGCGGGTCGgcagacgaggacgaggagagcATAGACGAGGACTTCCAAGCCGAATCTGAGAGCGACGTTGCCGAGGAGTATGATAGCAATCACGAAAGCGACGGGTCCGGCAGTGATGAGAGTGATGTCGACAACGAGGTAGACGatgaggaggatgaggatctggatgacgaggaagaggaggaggaggaggagcgaccgaagaagaagaagaagactgGTTAA